The genomic DNA GCTGGCCGTGATCGCGCCGTGACGCGCCCCGACGTCATCGTCGTCGGCGCCGGGCCTGCCGGCGCCGCCACCGCGATCTTCCTCGCCGAGCGCGGCCTCGGCGTGCTCGTCCTCGATCGCGCGACGTTCCCGCGCCCGAAGCTCTGCGGCGAGTACCTCAGTCCCGAAACGGCGCGCATCCTCGACCGGCTCGGCGCGCTGAAGGCGATCGACGCGGCCGGCGCCGCGCCGCTCCTCGGCATGCGGATCACGGCGCCCAACGGGACGGTGCTCCAGGGGCGCTACCGCGCGATCGGCGCCTGGCGACCGTACCGGGATCACGCCATGGCGCTCTCCCGCTCCGTGCTGGACGCGATCCTCGTCGACCGCCTGCGGGCACTGCCGGTGGAGCTTCGCGAAGGCGTCCGGGTGACCGATCTGGTGATCGAGGGTCGCCGGGTCACCGGCGTCGAGGTCGTCGACGATGCGGGCCGGCGCCGGACGATCGCCGCGCCGCTCGTGGTCGGCGCCGACGGTCGCGCGTCCCTGGTCGCCCACCGTCTCGGCTGTCGGCAGCGCCACCGGCTGCGCCGGATCGCGCTCGCGACGTACGTGACGGGGCTCGCCGATTGCCGCGACGTCGGCGAGATCTTCGTCGACCCGCCGGACTATGCGATCTTGAACCCGCTGGCGCCGGACCGCGTCAACTTGAGCCTGGTCGTCCCGCTGGAGGATGTCCGTCCCTGGCGTGGCCGGCTGGAGGCCTTCCTGGCGGCGCGAATCGAGCGGCTTCCGCACCTCGCGCGGCGGATCGCCGGCGCCGAGCGGGTGGCGCCGGTCGAGGCGATGGGCCCGCTGGCGTACCGGGTGGCGGCTCCACGCCACGGTGGGGTGGTGCTGGTGGGCGATGCCGCCGGCTTCTACGATCCGCTGACCGGGGAGGGGGTCTTCAGCGCGCTCCGGGGCGCCGAGCTGGCCGCGGCGACCGCGGCCCGGGCGGTCGGCCGCGGCGACGTCTCGCTCGCGGGGCTGGCGGAGTACCACCGGGCGCGCCGGTCGGTCTTCGCCGACAAGCAGCGATTCACCCAGGCGCTCCAGTTCGTCGTCCGTCACCGCCCGGTCGCCGACCTCACCGCTCGCCTGCTCGCGCGCCGCCCTGATCTGCTGGATCTGACGCTCGGCGTCGTCGGCGACTTCGTCCCGCCGCGGGCGCTCCTGTCCGGCCTCCTCGGCCGCTGAGCGCGCCCTGCCTCGTGAACACGCGTCGGAGCCTATTTCGCCTTGACAGAACGGCGGTTTAATTGTTAATCTGAAAGGACTTTTCCCAGCTCCAAGGCGGAGCCCCGGACACACGATGAGGAAGCTTGTCTATTTCTTTGGCGGCGGGCAGGCCGAAGGGTCGAGCCAGCTCCGCACTCTGCTCGGCGGCAAGGGCTGCGAACTGGCCGAGATGACGAACCTCGGCATCCGCGTCCCGCCCGGCTTCACGATCACCACCGAGGCCTGGGCGGAATACCTCCGCCAGGACCGGCGCGATCCCGAAGGCCTCTGGATCGAGGTCCAGGAGCACCTGGCGCGACTCGAGTCGCTCCTGGGGCTGCGCCTCGGCGATCCCGAGCATCCCCTCCTGGTCTCCGTGCGCTCGGGTGCTCGCGTATCCATGCCCGGGATGATGGAGACGGTCCTGAACCTCGGTCTCAACGACAAGACCGTGGAGGGGCTCGTCCAGCGCACCGGCAACGAGCGGTTCGCCTGGGACTGCTACCGGCGCTTCCTGGCGATGTTCGGCGACGTCGTGCTGGGGCTCGACCGCAAGGCGTTCGACGCGCTGCTCGACTCGGCCAAGGTCCGCACCCGGGCGCGGACCGACGCCGAGCTGACCGCCCCCGCGCTCCGCGGGCTCGTCTCCGCCTACAAGGGCCTCTACGAGGAGGCCGGGGAGCCCTTCCCCCAGGAGCCGAAGCTCCAGCTCAGCATGGCCGTCCACGCCGTCTTCGACTCGTGGTTCTCGAAGAAGGCCGAGGACTACCGGCGCATCCACGGGATCCCCAACGACTGGGGCACCGCGGTGACCGTGCAGACGATGGTGTTCGGGAACCTGGGCGAGACCTCGGGGACCGGCGTGGCCTTCACCCGGGACCCCTCGACCGGCGAGCGCCGGTTCTTCGGGGAGTTCCTGGTCAACGCGCAGGGCGAAGACGTGGTGGCCGGGGTCCGGACGCCCCAGCCCATCGCCGCGCTCCGTGATCGGATGCCCCAGGTGTACGCCGAGCTGGAAGGCACGTACCAGACGCTCGAGCGCCACTACCGGGACATGCTCGACATCGAGTTCACCGTGCAGGAGGGGACGCTCTACCTCCTCCAGACCCGCCCGGGGAAGCGGACGGCGGCCGCCGCCGTCCGGATCGCGGTCGAGATGGTGGAGGAGGGGCTCATCGATCGCGACAGGGCGTTACTCCGCGTGGATCCGGGGCAGCTCGATCGGCTGCTGCACCCGGTCTTCGACCCGAAAGCCAAGGCCCAGGCCATCGAGGAAGGGCGCCTCATCGCCAAGGGGTTACCCGCCGCCCCCGGTGCCGGTGTCGGGCGCGTGGTGTTCACCGCGGAAGACGCCGAAGAGCTGGCGGAGCGGGGGGAAAAGGCCATCCTGGTCCGGACCGAGACCTCGCCGGAGGACGTCGCCGGCATGTACGCCGCCGAGGGGATTCTCACGTCACGCGGGGGCCTGACCTCGCACGCCTCGGTGGTGGGGCGGGGCATGGGAAAGACGTGCGTCGTCGGCTGCGGGGCGATCACCGTGGACGAAGAGGCGATGGAGTTCCGGCGGGGTGACCTGCGCGTCCGACAGAACGACGTGATCTCGATCGACGGCGACACGGGCGAAGTGATCTTGCACGAGGTGGAAAAAAAGCCGTCGGAGATCGTGCAAGTCCTGATCGAAAAGAGCTTGACCGCCGACGGATCGGCGCTGTTCCAGTACTTCAACACCATCATGCAGTGGGCCGACGAGGGCCGGACGCTCGGCGTCCGGGCCAACGCCGACACGCCGGCCGACGCCGCGACCGCGCTGGCATTCGGCGCCCAGGGCATCGGGCTCTGCCGGACCGAGCACATGTTCTTCAAGCCCGAGCGCATCCCGATCGTCCAGGAGATGATCCTGGCCGGGGACCGCGAGGCGCGGCAGCAGGCGCTCGACAAGCTGCTCCCGATGCAGCGGGACGACTTCGTCGGGATCTTTCGGACCATGACCGGTCAGCCGGTCACCATCCGGCTCCTCGACCCTCCGCTCCACGAGTTCCTCCCGAAGGAGAAGGAGATCGGCAAGGACCTGGGCGCCGAGCGCGCCAAGCGGCGGAAGAACCGCAAGCGCATCGCCGAGCTGGAGATGGTCCTGGACAAGCTCCGGTCGCTCCAGGAAGCCAACCCGATGCTCGGGCACCGGGGATGCCGGCTGGGGATCACCTATCCCGAGATCTACGAGATGCAGGTCCGAGCGATCTTCGAGGCGGCCGCCATGCTCGCCAAGGAGGGCGTGGCGGTCGAACCCGAGGTGATGGTCCCGCTGACCGGGACGCTGGGGGAGATGCGCCTGACCAGGGAATTGGCCGAGCGGACCGCCGAAGCGGTCCTGTCGGAGGCCGACGTCCGGGTCGCCTACACCATCGGCACCATGATCGAGGTGCCACGGGCCGCGCTGGTCGCCGATCAGATCGCCCGGGAAGCGGTCTTCTTCTCTTTTGGGACGAACGACCTGACCCAGCTCACTTACGGCTACAGCCGGGACGACGTCGGGAAGTTCCTGCCCCTCTACCTGGACAAGGAGCTTCTCCCGCGCGACCCCTTCCGCGTCCTCGACCAGGAGGGGGTGGGCGAGCTGGTCAGAATCGGTATCGAGCGGGGACGGCGGACCCGGCCCGATCTCAAGGTCGGGATCTGCGGCGAGCATGGTGGCGAGCCGGCGTCGGTGGAGTTCTGCCACCGAGTCGGAATGACGTACGTGTCGTGCTCACCCTATCAGATTCCCACCGCCCGGCTGGCGGCCGCCCTGGCCCGCATCAAGGAGCGACGGCACGGCGATGGAGACTAGGGCGCTGAGCTTCGAGGGCGTGTATCCCCCGGTCCTGACTCCGTTCCGCGGCGACGAGGTGGCCTACGACAAGCTCGCCGCCAACCTGCAGCGGCTCCACCAGTACCCCCTGACCGGCTACGTGATGCTCGGGTCCACCGGCGAGTTCCCGCTGCTCTCCGAGAGCGAGAAGGAACGGGTGCTGGCCACCGCCCGCGAGGCGACCCCCCGCCCGCGGCTCGTCATCGCCGGGACCGGCGGCGAGTCCACGCCGGCGGCCATCCGGCTCTCCAGGCGGGCCGCCGACCTCGGCGCCGATGCCGTGCTCATCATCACCCCCAGCTACTACAAGGGCATGATGAAGCCTCCGGTGCTGATCCGGCACTACCGGGCGATCGCCGACGCCTGCCCGGTGCCGGTGTTCCTGTACAACTTCCCGGCCAACACGGGCATCAACCTGGAGCCGGACACGGTGGCCCGGCTCGCCGAGCATCCCAACATCCGCGGCATCAAGGACAGCTCCGGGAACGTTCCCCAGGCCGCCGAGACCATGCGGCTCACGCCGAAGACGTTCCAGGTCGTGGTGGGATCGCCCCTCGCGTTCCTGCCGGCGCTGGTGCTGGGGGCGGCCGGCGGCATCCTGGCGGTGGCCAACGTGGCGCCGCACGAGTGCTGCGAGATCTGGCGTCTCGCCCAGGCCGGCCAGTGGACGGACGCGCGGGAGATCGTGTACCGTATCAGCCCGCTGGCCACGGGCATCGGGGCGCGCTACGGGATCGGCGGGCTCAAGGCCGCGCTGGACCTCCTCGGCTATTATGGCGGGCCGACCCGGGGCCCGCTCCCGGTGCCGGACGGGGACGCGGTCGAAGAAATCAAGGAAATTCTGGCGACGGCAGGGCTCTTGTAGGGCCGCATCATCAACTCGCAGGCGGATGGATCAGGAGACGGTCGATGAAACTCTCAGGCGCACGGATTGTCCTCGAGTCGCTCAAGCGTGAAGGCGTAGACGTGGTGTTCGGCCTCCCCGGTGGGGCCGTGCTGCCGATCTACGACGCGCTCTACGACTTTCCCGGACCCCTGCGCCACGTCCTGGTCCGCCAGGAGGCCGCGGCCGGGCACGCCGCGGAGGGTTACGCGCGCGTCTCAGGCAAGGTCGGCGTGTGCATGGTGACCTCGGGGCCGGCGGCGACGAATCTGGTCACCGCGCTTCAGGACGCCTACATGGACTCCATGCCGATCGTCGCCTTCACCGGGCAGGTGCCGACCCACCTGATCGGCAACGACGCGTTTCAGGAGGCCGACAACGTCGGGATCACCCGGCCGTGCACCAAGCACAACTTCCTGGTGAAGGACCCCAAGGACATCGCGCCCACGATCAAGGAAGCCTTCTACATCGCCTCCACCGGCCGGCCGGGGCCCGTCCACGTCGACCTGCCCAAGGACATCCTGATCAAGCAGGCGGACTTCGACTACCCCGAGACCGTCCACCTCCGCTCCTACAACCCGACGTACGAGGGCCACCCCGGCCAGATCCGCAAGGCCGCCAAGGCGATCATGCGGGCCCGGCGGGCCGTCCTGTACGTCGGCGGCGGCGTGATCGCCTCCGACGCCGCTGCCGAGCTCATGGAGCTGGCCCAGCTCACGCGCATCCCGGTCACCACCACGGTCATGGCGATGGGCGCGTTCCCATCCGATCACCCGCTGTCGATGGGGATGCTCGGGATGCACGGCGGCTACGCGCCCAACATGGCGGTCTACAACTCGGATCTCCTGATCGCGGTGGGGGCTCGCTTCGACGACCGGGTCACCGGCAAGGTGGAGTTCTTCGCACCGCAGGCCGAGATCATCCACATCGACATCGACCCCTCGTCGATCTCCAAGAACATCAAGGTGCACATCCCGATCGTGGGGGATGCCCGCCGGGTGCTGGCCAAGCTCAAGGGATTCCTGCTCGAGGAGGGCGCGGGCGACCCACCGGCCGCCACCCGGGAGGCGCGCGACTCGTGGCTCCGCCAGGTCCTCCAGTGGCAGACGAAGCACCCCTTCCGGTACGACTGGGACGACGAGTTGATCAAGCCCCAGTACGTGATCGAGGAAGTCTCGAACCTCACGCGGGGGGAGGCCATCATCGTCACCGGGGTCGGGCAGCACCAGATGTGGGCCGCCCAGCACTACCGCTTCCGGCATCCGCGCCACTGGCTCACCTCGGGCGGCCTCGGCACCATGGGGTACGGCCTGCCGGCCGCCATGGGCGCCCAGGTCGGACGGCCCGATCGGCTGGTGGTCCTGATCGACGGGGACGGCAGCTTCGTCATGAACTCGCAGGAGCTGGCGACGATCGTGGAGAACCAGTTGCCGATCAAGACCGTGATCATCAACAACGGCGGTCACGGCATGGTGCGCCAGTGGCAGGACGTCATTTACGGGGGCCGCTTCTGCTCGATCGACCTCTCGGCCAGCCCGGACTTCGTGAAGCTGGCCGAGGCTTACGGGGCGGTGGGGATCCGCGCCATCAAGCCGAACGAAGTCGTGCCGGCGCTCGAAAAGGCGTTCGCCACGCCGGGCCCCGTGGTGGTGGACGTGATGGTCGACAAGGACGAGTACTGCTTCCCGATGGTGCCGGCCGGCGGGGCCAACAAGGACATGCTCCTCGAAAAGCCGAACAAGGAAGTGAAGGCCAAGGCCGCCAAGTCGCAAACCGGCTTTTAGACTCGGAGGGGGGCTCCGCCCCCCTTCCGACGGAAGGAAGGAACGGACGCGTGCAGAACGGGCAAGGGGCGAGGAAGCACACGATCGCGGTCCTGGTCGAGAACAAGTTCGGGGTGCTGTCCCGGGTGGCCGGGCTCTTCAGCGCCCGCGGCTACAACATCGAGTCCCTGTCGGTGGGGGAGACGCTGGACCCGACCGTGTCACGCATGACCCTGGTGGTCCGGGGGGACGAGTTCGTCATCGAGCAGGTCGTCAAGCAGCTTCACAAGCTGGTCGACGTGATCAAGGTGATCGACCTGACGAAGGAGAACCACGTCGAGCGGGAGCTGGTGCTGATGCGGGTGAACGCGGAGCCCCAGCACCGGACGGAGATCCTGCGGACGGCGGACATCTTCCGGGCCAAGGTGGTGGACGTCACGCCGACGACCTTCACCCTGGAGGTGACCGGCGACGAGTCGAAGCTGGACGCCATCATCGAGCTGCTCCGGCCGGT from Candidatus Methylomirabilota bacterium includes the following:
- the ilvB gene encoding biosynthetic-type acetolactate synthase large subunit; the encoded protein is MKLSGARIVLESLKREGVDVVFGLPGGAVLPIYDALYDFPGPLRHVLVRQEAAAGHAAEGYARVSGKVGVCMVTSGPAATNLVTALQDAYMDSMPIVAFTGQVPTHLIGNDAFQEADNVGITRPCTKHNFLVKDPKDIAPTIKEAFYIASTGRPGPVHVDLPKDILIKQADFDYPETVHLRSYNPTYEGHPGQIRKAAKAIMRARRAVLYVGGGVIASDAAAELMELAQLTRIPVTTTVMAMGAFPSDHPLSMGMLGMHGGYAPNMAVYNSDLLIAVGARFDDRVTGKVEFFAPQAEIIHIDIDPSSISKNIKVHIPIVGDARRVLAKLKGFLLEEGAGDPPAATREARDSWLRQVLQWQTKHPFRYDWDDELIKPQYVIEEVSNLTRGEAIIVTGVGQHQMWAAQHYRFRHPRHWLTSGGLGTMGYGLPAAMGAQVGRPDRLVVLIDGDGSFVMNSQELATIVENQLPIKTVIINNGGHGMVRQWQDVIYGGRFCSIDLSASPDFVKLAEAYGAVGIRAIKPNEVVPALEKAFATPGPVVVDVMVDKDEYCFPMVPAGGANKDMLLEKPNKEVKAKAAKSQTGF
- a CDS encoding dihydrodipicolinate synthase family protein, with protein sequence METRALSFEGVYPPVLTPFRGDEVAYDKLAANLQRLHQYPLTGYVMLGSTGEFPLLSESEKERVLATAREATPRPRLVIAGTGGESTPAAIRLSRRAADLGADAVLIITPSYYKGMMKPPVLIRHYRAIADACPVPVFLYNFPANTGINLEPDTVARLAEHPNIRGIKDSSGNVPQAAETMRLTPKTFQVVVGSPLAFLPALVLGAAGGILAVANVAPHECCEIWRLAQAGQWTDAREIVYRISPLATGIGARYGIGGLKAALDLLGYYGGPTRGPLPVPDGDAVEEIKEILATAGLL
- the ppdK gene encoding pyruvate, phosphate dikinase; translated protein: MRKLVYFFGGGQAEGSSQLRTLLGGKGCELAEMTNLGIRVPPGFTITTEAWAEYLRQDRRDPEGLWIEVQEHLARLESLLGLRLGDPEHPLLVSVRSGARVSMPGMMETVLNLGLNDKTVEGLVQRTGNERFAWDCYRRFLAMFGDVVLGLDRKAFDALLDSAKVRTRARTDAELTAPALRGLVSAYKGLYEEAGEPFPQEPKLQLSMAVHAVFDSWFSKKAEDYRRIHGIPNDWGTAVTVQTMVFGNLGETSGTGVAFTRDPSTGERRFFGEFLVNAQGEDVVAGVRTPQPIAALRDRMPQVYAELEGTYQTLERHYRDMLDIEFTVQEGTLYLLQTRPGKRTAAAAVRIAVEMVEEGLIDRDRALLRVDPGQLDRLLHPVFDPKAKAQAIEEGRLIAKGLPAAPGAGVGRVVFTAEDAEELAERGEKAILVRTETSPEDVAGMYAAEGILTSRGGLTSHASVVGRGMGKTCVVGCGAITVDEEAMEFRRGDLRVRQNDVISIDGDTGEVILHEVEKKPSEIVQVLIEKSLTADGSALFQYFNTIMQWADEGRTLGVRANADTPADAATALAFGAQGIGLCRTEHMFFKPERIPIVQEMILAGDREARQQALDKLLPMQRDDFVGIFRTMTGQPVTIRLLDPPLHEFLPKEKEIGKDLGAERAKRRKNRKRIAELEMVLDKLRSLQEANPMLGHRGCRLGITYPEIYEMQVRAIFEAAAMLAKEGVAVEPEVMVPLTGTLGEMRLTRELAERTAEAVLSEADVRVAYTIGTMIEVPRAALVADQIAREAVFFSFGTNDLTQLTYGYSRDDVGKFLPLYLDKELLPRDPFRVLDQEGVGELVRIGIERGRRTRPDLKVGICGEHGGEPASVEFCHRVGMTYVSCSPYQIPTARLAAALARIKERRHGDGD
- the ilvN gene encoding acetolactate synthase small subunit; translation: MQNGQGARKHTIAVLVENKFGVLSRVAGLFSARGYNIESLSVGETLDPTVSRMTLVVRGDEFVIEQVVKQLHKLVDVIKVIDLTKENHVERELVLMRVNAEPQHRTEILRTADIFRAKVVDVTPTTFTLEVTGDESKLDAIIELLRPVGIQELVRTGKVAIARGSKTARRRPEERLGKGPDAERRRRELTNQLDEQSRDPRVVGFAD
- a CDS encoding FAD-dependent oxidoreductase; amino-acid sequence: MTRPDVIVVGAGPAGAATAIFLAERGLGVLVLDRATFPRPKLCGEYLSPETARILDRLGALKAIDAAGAAPLLGMRITAPNGTVLQGRYRAIGAWRPYRDHAMALSRSVLDAILVDRLRALPVELREGVRVTDLVIEGRRVTGVEVVDDAGRRRTIAAPLVVGADGRASLVAHRLGCRQRHRLRRIALATYVTGLADCRDVGEIFVDPPDYAILNPLAPDRVNLSLVVPLEDVRPWRGRLEAFLAARIERLPHLARRIAGAERVAPVEAMGPLAYRVAAPRHGGVVLVGDAAGFYDPLTGEGVFSALRGAELAAATAARAVGRGDVSLAGLAEYHRARRSVFADKQRFTQALQFVVRHRPVADLTARLLARRPDLLDLTLGVVGDFVPPRALLSGLLGR